A window of the Nocardia sp. NBC_01329 genome harbors these coding sequences:
- a CDS encoding barstar family protein, which produces MSPFDGGKPVLIIDGSRFDDYDGFAREFSALLDDWTWNKNLDAFNDILWGGFGTPEDGFVLRWLHSGRSREALGWAETIKYLEHILARCHPTNREHCRAEIEAARRQEGQTLFDRVVEIIQSHAVGGGGSENGIELELT; this is translated from the coding sequence GTGTCCCCCTTCGACGGCGGAAAGCCAGTTCTCATCATCGATGGCTCGCGCTTCGATGATTACGACGGGTTCGCTCGGGAGTTCTCGGCGCTGCTCGACGACTGGACGTGGAACAAGAACCTCGATGCGTTCAACGACATCCTCTGGGGCGGATTCGGAACTCCGGAGGACGGCTTCGTTCTTCGCTGGCTGCATTCGGGCAGGTCACGTGAAGCGTTGGGGTGGGCCGAGACGATCAAGTACCTGGAACATATTCTGGCACGCTGCCACCCGACGAACCGCGAACATTGCAGGGCCGAAATCGAGGCTGCTCGCCGTCAGGAAGGGCAGACACTCTTTGACCGCGTAGTAGAGATCATCCAAAGCCATGCTGTCGGAGGGGGCGGATCGGAAAACGGAATCGAACTCGAACTGACCTGA